The DNA region AGGGCTTGGACGAGACCCTCACCACTGCAGCGCACCACCGCGGCACCTCGTTCGTGGAGATCTACCAGAACTGCCCGATCTTCAACGACGGGGCCTTCGACGGCTACAAGGGGCCGGAGGCTGCCGAGCGGATCGTGCGTCTGGTGGACGGTGAGCCAATCCTGCTGGGTGCCGATCGATCCAAGGGGGTCGTGCGTGACCCGGTGAATGGTTCGCTCACGGTGACCGAGGTGGCGCAGGTCGGCATGGACCACGTCGTCGTCCACGACGCGACGCGCCCCGATCCGTCACTGGCCTTCGAACTGGCCCACCTGCACGACTCCGGCCAGATCTCCCAGATCCCGCTGGGCATCCTGCGTTCGGTGAGCCTGCCCACCTACGACGACATGGTGCGTGACCAGCTGCGGTTGGCCGGCGGCTCCGCCGACGACAAGCCGGCACGCGACGCCGCCCTGCAGCAGCTGCTGCGCGGCAACGACACCTGGCAGGTGCACAACTGAGAACTGGATCCCCGGATAATGGGCGATGATCCGGGGATCATCGCTGCCCCCTGAGCCTTGACGCCTCGGGGATGGCGTCCCCGGGGGTCTTGATGGCCCTGAGGGTGGTGGCTCACCCCGCAACACCACTTCCCCCACTGCCACATGATTGCCACGTTTGCTGCATGCGAACCATCAGCCAGCGGGAGATGCGCAACGACAGTGGCCAGATCCTCCGGGACGTCGAGTCCGGGGAGGCCATGGTCGTCACACGACGCGGCCTGCCGGTCGCCCAGGTGATGCCCTGTGGAGGCTGCCGCAAGGCGATCAGGCCAGCCAGTGTGCCCGCGACCTTCGCAGTGAATGATCTGGTGACGAGCTCCGCTGCAACCGGGGCCATTCTCGACGATCTGCGCGACGAACGATGATCCGCTGACACCTCGGCTGCCGCCAAGCTCATGGTGGCAGAGCGAATCAGCTGCCTTGATTGCCGAGGTCAACCGTTCCCAACCAGATGTGGTGGCCGCACTGCTGCTGGAGACCGAGCTGCGTCGAATGGTTCATCGCTGCCCACAGCTCAGTCAGGACATGGTCAGCTCACTGCTCACAAAAGTGTCCCTGTACCTCATCGAACCAGCGCAGTTCACGCATGCCGGACTCCTCCCCGGCCAGAACCTGCGCCCACTGGACGCCTTGCATCTGGCTGCCACCACCGATCTTGGCGTTGACGCGTTGGCCACCTACGACCAGCGTCTACAGTCGGCGGCGCACGAAATCGGCATGCCGGTTGTCGCTCCCTCGTGAACCTCCGATGGCCGAGACACGAGAGGCGGATGCGTCATGTCGGTGCGTGTGGGGTATTGTGTTCGCTGTCAGCCTGATGGGGGGTTGATGCCCGGGTGGTGTGGGGAAGTCGGTGGGAATCCGGCGCTGTCCCGCAACCGTGACCACATTTCGTGTGTGGAAGTCGGAGTACCAGGCCACCGGTGGGGAGTGGTTTCTGGTTCCGTCTGGGGTTACGGATCGACACCGACGCATGTCACGCCTGTGCTGTCCCGTGAACCTGTCGGAACGTGCTTTCGAGGGGAGCGCGTGGCCGTGGTGGGGATGTGTAGGCGTGTGGTGGGTCCGGTGGTGGCTGCCGCACTGATGATAGGCGTGGTGGGGGCGGTTCCTGCCCAGGCAGGTGGGGCGTCTGGGCCTGCCGATTATGCCGCCCAGGCCGGCAGGGCGGCCGACTACATCGATGGTCACCAGGCCGATCTGACCAAGGGCGATCTGGGGCCGCAGTTGGATGGGGCTCTGGCGTTGGTGGCGGCGGGCAGGAAGGATTCGCCTACCGTCGCCAAGGTCAAGGACAACATCAAGACCAAGGGGCCAAGCTACTGCACCCCGAAGAATGTGGGTGGATGTGCGAAGGTGACGATCACCCTGCTGGCTCTTGGTGAGTCGACCACCTATGGCGGGGTTGACTATGCCAGGCCGGTGACCGATGCGTCCCAGTTCACTGAGCGTCCAATGAATCAGGCGTTGGACGTGATTG from Cutibacterium granulosum includes:
- a CDS encoding type II toxin-antitoxin system Phd/YefM family antitoxin, with amino-acid sequence MRTISQREMRNDSGQILRDVESGEAMVVTRRGLPVAQVMPCGGCRKAIRPASVPATFAVNDLVTSSAATGAILDDLRDER
- a CDS encoding toxin PIN; its protein translation is MDALHLAATTDLGVDALATYDQRLQSAAHEIGMPVVAPS